Below is a genomic region from Rhododendron vialii isolate Sample 1 chromosome 5a, ASM3025357v1.
CAATAACATTAACAGCCAATAAAATTAATAAGTTTCTGAAATTGATGATAATTTCCGAAGCTGGTGGACTAGAAGAACTAGTTAGGGGTGGGAATCGGACACCATTTTCGTATTTACATCGATGATCGAACTCGTTCATATCGTATATCTTGATAAGTTATATCTTGATaagtaaaaaatcaagttaatcgaATTCCGGGCAATACCTAATAGAAGAATAtttatttggaaagaaaaatataagTTGGATGTACTGAATTACATCTTGAAAGACCATTTTTTTTAAGACAAACATGCTTCAATCAAATATTGAACAATGTGCGATCAACTTGACGTCTACGTGGTCATTCTATAGATCTATAATATGAATGTGTTCGATCATCAAAACGACGGAACTGTACTGCTGAGAAGCCTTCTCCATAGAGGTATTGCAAATTGACATCCATAGCTATTAATGGGCATATGTTGAGTGACCCTACAGGCTACAGCAGCAGTGGATTGCTTGCCGATTCCCAAGTaaataaatgcaattttttacaTCTAGCTAAATTTGACGAAAATCAGGgcagcttatttttgtctttatttaaaaatatttaaatttcgATCacaattatttactttttagagtttttttgtcttgacgaagtaataattttaaaaaaaattgataaaaaattaaaaaatacgaaaaaaattaataagaacaaaaattaatccaaatgaattatttattctttgtttagatgagtttttgagaaatttttgatgaaagtaataattgaaaatatgagtaatgagtggagaaatatagagaaagaaatgataataataattggagatatgagtaatgagtgaaaaatAATGATTTAAAGTAGGagtaatgaatattttttgagtcggaatttaaaaaaaaaaaagaaggaaatgaacAAGgcattagagaaaaaaaaaaacctagtactactccctccgtccctaattaaCTGTCCACGTTACTATTctggacattttaaaaaatcatttatatctttcaaagtataatattttttatatgcaatatagatcttgtttgatagatctcgattgattctattagacaaaattttgaaaattatgaaaaatagtataaattaaaagatataactcattttaaaaaatttgaaaaaagtgaAAGTGAACAATTAattagggacagagggagtactttaCTAAGACCCTAGTTAGGTGTCACCTTGACCTACAAGAGGGTAGGTGCTCCAACACACACGTACTCCGGTCAAATAATTCGAAATACTATTCAcctattttaactttttaattaataatatgaGATACCAATCAATCATCTTACACATCTGAGTCATCTCAACTAATCACGAAATTCTCGATTAACCCATAGTCGAAAGCTACTTCAAATATTGTTAATAGGGATGCAAATAAGACGAGTTATTAGCGAGCAGCTCCAAATTTAGCTCGTTTGCGGCTCGATTTGTTAGCAAACGAGTCGAGTTTGAGGTCAAATTGCGTCAGCTCGTTTAGTAACTGATAGAGCTTGAGTTAGGCTTGTTTTGAACAAGCCGAACTCAAACACTTAAATGAATAGTTATTTCACATGGAATTATTATTCATGCAAGAATAATTATTCCatttgaaagtaaataattacaatTCTATTCCAATATCCCTATTTGGATTGTCTAATTACTAATGCCATTCCAAATTTTATTATTGTCACTTCAAATTTTTCTGATGCCACCTCAACTTTTATTAATGTCGCTCTAAAATTTGCTAATGCAAATCCAAATTTCACTGATGTCTCTCATAAAATTATTATTGCCACTCTAAATTCCATTCTACAGTATTAAACATGTGATTCTAGCATACCAAACGCAGAAATCGAAATGTGAATTCAATTCATACAATTGATTACTAGCCACAACCACGCATGAAAATGATTATTCTATTCTCAGATTCCTcaattccattttatttttaaattcattcCAATTTACATTTCATTACATGATGTAATTTACATCCAACCAAATGCACTCAAAGTGTAATTATGGGGtattccggtagtgaataaatttAGTGAAAgaatttgttgcaatcaagATGTTAGCtatttcggtagtgaataagttgtagatGTGTATGtgagcaaaaaaattattaattttttttgacaaattaataattagtACTATAAACAACAAGCTAAAATGCTACTAAAATTTATCGATTAGTAAAATAATTCAcatttttttcaccaaaaacgCCCCAATCAAAGTGATTTTAGTCGACCCAAAAAAAAGTTCCactctgttcaaaaaaaaaaaaggttccacTCAGACAGACTTTCCCCACTCAATAATGGATTTAAAAATGCACATATCGTTGCTCAGACGACAGACGCCATTAAAGCACCAATCTCGATTTGAATACCTGAAAACAagagtcctctctctctctctctctcttcattgagCTAAGCTGAGCTGAGTGCGTGGAGAAACAAGCTCAACAAATCACATACAAACACTAGTaatcagcagcagcagcatctTACAGCGGCGGCGGGAAGATGTCGTGGCAGGCGTACGTGGACGACCACCTGATGTGCGAAATCGAGGGCAACTACCTCTCCTCCGCCGCCATCATCGGTCACGACGGCAGCCTCTGGGCCCAGAGCTCCAACTTCCCTCAggtttaatctctctctctgtgaattATCCTATGGTTTTGTTTTGATAACTGGGTATCCATAACAGCTTACGCGCGTCTCATCTGGAGTATTCCATCGTCCACTAGCGGGCCCAAAAGTCAGGGTAAAGCCCGTATGACGGTGTGAGTGGATTTTGTTCTGGTTTTGCTTTGATAAATCAGGTGTTTAGGATAGTTTACacgcgcatctcgactaatcttgggATCAATCCCACTGTCTAGACATGATTAAAATCATGGCAAATCCTACATGGACTGGCTCCAAGAAGTTGATAGACCTGGTGACGGAGGGAGCAAACCCGTAATTGTGCTATGGATTTTATGTTTGGGATGATATACTAAGTCAAAAGCTCCTGTCGAAATCCCGTAAACTCCTTTGGAGCCGGTTCATACGGAGCTTTGCCTCAGCTTTAGTTAACCCCGCTAGTAGATGTTGGGTTCGGTTCCAGCCTTCCAGGATTAGTCGGACCCAATCCATATGGAGCTTTTCTTCGGCTTTAATTAACCACGCTAGTAGATGGTGGGTTTGGTTCCAGAATTATTTGAGGTGCTCGTAAACATGCTAGTCCGGACACCTTAGATATCgaagaaaacataaaagaaaagaaaagaaatccagTTGGATCTCTATGACTTTTTATGGGATTTGATGGGATTTTAGTGGAGATTTCGTTAGGAATTGGGGATTCCTAACAGGTGATTCAGGTTAGGAGAGCAATATATAAAAAGGAATTGAAAGTCTGATGAATCTATGACTTTGTTGTTGTGTTTTAGCTGTGTTTTGTGGGATTTAGTGGCTGATATGGATCTGATGGTCCAATGAATCTACCAGTACCTGGTTAGTGTTTGTTCAGTTGAACTGGGTGTGGATTAGATGTTAATATGACTTCAATCTTGATAATTGAACTTAAGAACAGAAAAAAGCAGGGGTTTGTTAAGTACAAATTGTGTTTTGTAGATTTGGTTGCTTGGGTTGATTAAATCGATCCGAACTTATAGGCCATCGCTGACCTTGAGTAGAATTCATATGCATCTACACTCGTGTTGAAAGGTTAGAAAATATATGAAATGATTGTTGTGGATTCATCTGGCCATCAATTGGTTGCTTTTGAGTGTAGTTGGATACATGCTTAATATGGTGATGTAGTTGGTGAAACCTCAATCTACTAGCCTCTACGTCATTAGTTCGAGTATTTAGGATAACCAGTTGTGCATTTATGCTAAAGGTTAGGTCTATACCGAATTTAGCTGTTTGAGACACCAATTATTAATGGGTACTAATTGGGCGTACTTGGCAAAGCTTGAGGATTTGTTGATATTGAGTGTGGACACAAATTTTCCAATATTGTTTTGTGCGTATTAGGACTGTGGAGCATTTGAAATACAGGAGTTATAAGGTACGAGTGATCTTTCAGGTGGAACAGTGACAATAGCCCCTTTGGTTCATCGAGAATATGGGAGTTAAAAAGGAACTGATGAATGTACTAAAACATGGGTGGCCTTTGTTAACAATTGATTGTTCATTCTTCTCAATTCTTCTCATGCTTTTCATTGGATCTATGGAAACTGACTGTCTGTAGAATGATGACATCtgaattttgaattgttctgCCACCAAAAAGCTCATATTTTTGGGATCTACTTTTTTGGTTTAAGCAAACTTACTTACAAACAAGCCCATCTTTAAAATCTGCAGTTTTTGTCACATCATTGACAagcttttaattattattattttggacTTGGGGTGCTTTGTCTAGTTCAAGCCTGAAGAAATAACTGCTGCTATGAATGATTTTGCTGAGCCGGGTACCCTTGCTCCAACTGGCTTATACCTCGGTGGAACAAAATACATGGTGATCCAAGGGGAACCAGGAGCTGTGATTCGAGGAAAGAAGGTATGAGCTCTTGCTCTCATACTGCTTTGGAACACATTTAATTGCACGCCACATAAGTGAAATGATGTTTCACGCATTTAACAAGGAGAAGATTTTGTGCACTATGATCAAACCGTAAAGATCAATGCTTAGAGGGTGCTGCTTCCCATATATTCTTTCCCGATGCTGATGGTCAAgcaaaaagtttgattttgcgTTCTGAAAATTGTTTCAGTTAGCCACATGGCTCTAGGAATGTTCTATAATCATTTTGTGTAGTTCATGATAGCATATTTCACACTCACAAAGGCACTTGCCTTCTACCAAGGTTGATGTTTACATATCCACGTCAAAATTCCAAGGCTAATATGATGTTTGTACTTATATTTGTTGCACAAAGTCTAGTTATGTTTTGACAAGAAGCATAATTTTATGCGTGCGTGGAACTATGGATCATGACGGTATATGCCTGCTCATAATTGAGATTGATTGTGACCATGCACTtgtctttgtattttttattgtttgctTGAGAAGATTGGATTCCAATTTGGTAAAATTTTCTAATTAGAACCTAAAAGTTCAGGAACTTTCATTTCTATTGGTTTGGCATATGTTTGGGACCCGTCCTTCTGTTGTCTCTGCTAATCATTTGCCCAAATATGATTGTATGTTGATCCTTGGGTAAATTGATTTCAGGGACCTGGTGGTGTTACTATTAAAAAGACCAATCTGGCATTGATCATTGGTATCTATGATGAGCCCATGACGCCAGGCCAGTGCAACATGATCGTTGAAAGGCTGGGTGATTACCTCCTTGAGCAGGGTTTCTGATTGCTTTGGTATGCATTTGTTCTTATACCTTAAAGTTTCCATACTTTCATTAGTGGCTTAAAGTTTCTACCTTCTGTTGAATCATTGCAGTGAAATAATAATGCAAGTGCTTGAACTCGTCCAAACTCCTTGTGGAAACAAAACTATTTGAAGCTTGAGAAGTGCTGCTATGTATGATCTTCTGAATTCCAACTGGATTGTCTTTGTAATCT
It encodes:
- the LOC131325938 gene encoding profilin — translated: MSWQAYVDDHLMCEIEGNYLSSAAIIGHDGSLWAQSSNFPQFKPEEITAAMNDFAEPGTLAPTGLYLGGTKYMVIQGEPGAVIRGKKGPGGVTIKKTNLALIIGIYDEPMTPGQCNMIVERLGDYLLEQGF